One Epinephelus lanceolatus isolate andai-2023 chromosome 10, ASM4190304v1, whole genome shotgun sequence genomic region harbors:
- the sbk3 gene encoding putative serine/threonine-protein kinase SBK3 produces the protein MTAAAAQELDERCFLSAQSLPSLKVSEHFKVVKLLGQGTYGKVMLAVHRKRGTPMALKFFPRESTSLTSFLREYNLSLSYCTHPSLTRALGIFFSTPTYYVFAQQAGLYGDLYNVIVSEVGVDEERVQRVMAQLSGAVTHLHSLGFVHRDIKPENIFLCDSSCRWVKLGDFGLARAIGSTVRAVWYESPFCTPEVEPGKKAQKDWDGTEESIEEIWITVEPTIDSWALGVLVYCLLTGCFPWEESTLDDRGYRRFKEWFDREEKMRDGEWRLEEEIDSYTIMRENQRYNPPPSQFEGLSPLVMTLFKELLHPEPKHRGSPEEILSYLGGPWLTETEMEEKRKAEEAEKEARKIREGGGVEEELVREGRGER, from the exons ATGACA gctGCAGCAGCTCAGGAACTTGACGAGCGATGTTTCCTGTCGGCGCAGTCCCTTCCCAGCCTGAAGGTATCCGAGCACTTCAAAGTGGTGAAGCTCCTGGGACAGGGAACCTACGGCAAGGTCATGCTGGCCGTACACAGAAAGAGAG GAACCCCGATGGCTCTGAAGTTCTTTCCTCGTGAGTCGACCTCGCTCACCTCCTTCCTGCGTGAATACAACCTGTCCCTTTCCTACTGCACCCATCCTTCTCTGACACGGGCCCTTGGCATCTTCTTTTCCACACCCACCTACTATGTGTTTGCCCAGCAAGCTGGTCTATACGGCGACCTCTACAATGTGATAGTGTCTGAG GTCGGGGTGGATGAAGAGCGTGTTCAGAGGGTAATGGCCCAGCTAAGCGGTGCCGTCACACACCTCCACTCCCTGGGGTTCGTCCACCGCGACATCAAACCTGAGAACATCTTCCTGTGTGACAGCTCCTGTCGCTGGGTCAAACTGGGCGACTTTGGTCTCGCCCGGGCCATCGGCTCCACCGTTCGTGCCGTCTGGTACGAGTCTCCCTTCTGCACTCCTGAGGTGGAGCCTGGAAAAAAGGCTCAGAAGGACTGGGATGGGACCGAGGAGAGTATAGAGGAAATCTGGATAACAGTGGAGCCCACTATTGACAGCTGGGCCCTCGGTGTGCTCGTCTATTGCCTCTTAACTGGCTGCTTCCCCTGGGAGGAGAGCACCCTCGACGACCGCGGCTACCGTAGATTCAAGGAGTGGTTTGACCGCGAGGAGAAGATGAGGGATGGTGAGTGGAGGCTTGAGGAGGAAATAGACAGTTACACAATCATGAGGGAGAACCAAAGGTACAACCCTCCGCCCTCACAGTTTGAGGGCCTCAGCCCGCTTGTGATGACTCTGTTCAAAGAGCTGCTCCACCCGGAGCCCAAACACAGAGGGAGCCCCGAGGAGATCCTCAGCTACCTGGGAGGGCCGTGGCTGAcggagacagagatggaggagaagaggaaggcaGAGGAGGCGGAGAAGGAAGCCAGAAAAAtaagggagggaggaggtgtAGAAGAGGAGCTGgtgagggaggggagaggggagagataA
- the mfap5 gene encoding microfibril associated protein 5 produces the protein MGGLPVVLLLCSFHALTAVAQAQPTESPGAPGGTLPPNCREEMYPCTRMYSVHRPIKRCIGALCIYSLPRVYVINNEICMRTVCQQDEYLKAELCREMSGWPRRIERSTNRKRCRNRRSNPKTWANKA, from the exons ATGGGCGGCCTTCCAGTGGTCCTGCTCCTCTGCAGTTTCCACG CGCTCACAGCTGTAGCCCAAGCCCAGCCGACTG AGAGCCCAGGGGCACCTGGAGGCACCTTGCCACCCA ACTGTAGGGAGGAGATGTATCCTTGCACCAGGATGTACTCAGTTCACCGGCCTATCAAGAGATGTATTGGTGCGCTGTGTATCTACAG CCTTCCTCGTGTCTATGTGATCAACAACGAGATCTGCATGAGGACAGTGTGCCAACAGGATGAGTATCTGAAAG CCGAGCTGTGCCGAGAGATGTCCGGGTGGCCCAGGCGCATTGAGAGGTCAACTAATAGGAAACGCTGCCGCAATCGCCGTAGCAACCCCAAAACCTGGGCAAACAAGGCCTAA